In Hippoglossus stenolepis isolate QCI-W04-F060 chromosome 21, HSTE1.2, whole genome shotgun sequence, one DNA window encodes the following:
- the sar1aa gene encoding GTP-binding protein SAR1b, giving the protein MSFLFDWLYRGFSSVLQFLGLYKKSGKLVFLGLDNAGKTTLLHMLKDDRLGQHVPTLHPTSEELTIAGMTFTTFDLGGHVQARRVWKNYLPAINGVVFLVDCADHDRLQESKTELDALLADETISNVPMLVLGNKIDRPEAVSEGGLRGAFALDGQVTGKGNVSLKELNIRPMEIFMCSVLKKQGYGEGFRWLSQYID; this is encoded by the exons ATGTCGTTTTTGTTTGACTGGCTCTACAGGGGGTTTAGTAGCGTTTTACAGTTCTTAG GTCTTTACAAGAAGAGTGGGAAGCTGGTGTTTCTGGGCCTGGACAACGCTGGTAAAACAACACTGCTGCACATGTTGAAAGATGATCGACTCGGTCAACACGTACCGACACTGCATCCGA CTTCTGAGGAGCTGACAATCGCTGGGATGACGTTTACCACGTTTGATCTGGGGGGACACGTACAAG CACGGAGAGTGTGGAAGAACTACCTGCCCGCTATAAACGGAGTGGTGTTTCTCGTAGACTGCGCCGACCACGACAGACTCCAAGAATCCAAGACTGAACTCGAC GCTCTGCTAGCGGATGAAACCATCAGCAATGTACCAATGTTGGTGTTGGGCAATAAAATCGACCGTCCGGAGGCCGTCAGCGAAGGAGGACTTCGAGGAGCTTTTGCTCTCGATGGTCAAGTCACAGGAAAG GGAAACGTGTCTTTGAAGGAGCTGAACATTCGACCGATGGAGATTTTCATGTGCAGCGTGTTAAAGAAACAAGGCTACGGCGAAGGCTTCCGATGGTTATCACAGTACATCGACTGA
- the ppa1a gene encoding inorganic pyrophosphatase 2, mitochondrial, with protein MSFSTEERGPPNTQDHRVFFKNSEGEYISPFHDIPIYANEAEDIFHAVVEVPRWTNAKMEIATKDPLNPLKQDLKKGNLRYVANVFPHKGYIWNYGAIPQTWEDPNHEDGDTGCCGDNDPIDICDIGNKVCSQGEIIKVKVLGTLALIDEGETDWKVIVINTEDPEAADFNSIDDVRKLKPGYLEATVDWFKRYKVPDGKPENQFAFNGEFKDRDFAINTVKSTHEFWKALISKKTSAGDLNCMNTSVSDSPFCCSAGEAEAAVKSTCAPGGEDPVPSSVDKWFYYEK; from the exons ATGAGCTTCAGCACCGAGGAGAGGGGTCCGCCCAACACCCAGGACCACAGGGTGTTCTTCA AAAACTCTGAGGGTGAATACATCTCTCCGTTCCATGACATTCCCATCTACGCAAATGAAGCTGAG GACATTTTTCACGCTGTTGTGGAGGTTCCAAGGTGGACTAATGCAAAGATGGAG ATTGCCACCAAAGATCCACTGAACCCATTGAAACAAGACCTGAAGAAGGGGAACCTCCGTTACGTGGCCAACGTGTTTCCTCACAAAGGCTACATCTGGAATTATGGAGCTATTCCTCAG ACGTGGGAAGACCCCAACCACGAGGACGGCGACACAGGATGCTGTGGAGACAATGATCCTATTGATATATGTGACATAGGAAATAAG GTTTGCTCACAAGGAGAAATAATCAAAGTGAAGGTTTTGGGAACTCTGGCTTTGATCGACGAGGGTGAAACAGACTGGAAGGTCATTGTCATCAACACTGAGGACCCTGAAGCCGCCGATTTCAACA GTATCGATGATGTGAGAAAACTTAAGCCTGGATATCTGGAGGCAACAGTTGATTGGTTCAAGAGATATAAAGTCCCAGATGGGAAACCTGAAAACCAGTTTGCTTTCAATGGAGAGTTCAAGGACAGG GACTTCGCCATCAACACAGTGAAGAGCACCCATGAGTTCTGGAAGGCTCTAATCTCTAAGAAGACCAGTGCTGGCGACTTAAACTG CATGAACACCAGTGTCTCTGACAGTCCGTTCTGCTGCTCCGCTGGCGAGGCCGAGGCTGCGGTTAAATCT ACGTGTGCTCCTGGAGGTGAAGACCCTGTTCCAAGTTCAG TTGACAAATGGTTCTACTATGAGAAGTAG
- the lrrc20 gene encoding leucine-rich repeat-containing protein 20, with amino-acid sequence MAEAVANVARRVNATVEEGRDNLDLSKCKLISFPDGVFKVLRNVADNIRVVTLADNELKSVSSKLFSTFTQLRELDLHGNVLTKLPDAVGEMVHLTSIDLANNRFSTFPDKLTEIVSLERINLEGNSITEIPLEKLYNMPSLKWINMNSNPLDSNTRSALQSPHKFDILSTTESLNDSVNHV; translated from the exons ATGGCTGAGGCAGTTGCAAACGTGGCCCGGAGGGTTAATGCAACGGTAGAGGAGGGGAGAGATAACTTGG ATCTGTCCAAGTGCAAGCTCATCTCTTTCCCAGACGGTGTGTTCAAGGTCCTGAGGAATGTGGCCGATAACATCCGCGTTGTCACGTTGGCTGACAATGAGCTGAAGTCCGTTTCCAGCAAGTTGTTCTCAACCTTCACTCAGCTCAGAG AGCTGGACCTGCACGGTAACGTCCTCACCAAGCTGCCTGACGCCGTGGGAGAAATGGTGCATTTGACCAGCATCGATCTGGCCAATAACCGCTTCTCCACCTTCCCTGATAAGCTCACTGAGATAGTCTCACTGGAGAGGATTAACCTGGAGGGAAACAGCATCACTG AAATTCCTTTGGAGAAGTTGTACAACATGCCGTCACTAAAGTGGATAAACATGAATTCAAACCCCCTGGACTCAAACACTCGGTCTGCTCTGCAGTCTCCAcataaatttgacattttgtccacaACAGAGTCCCTAAACGATTCTGTAAACCACGTTTAG
- the ndr2 gene encoding nodal-related 2: protein MRSLGALGVALHASLLVLLAQGFHRSRDGVYVRPQRRLPVPDRSTGHHLPTYMVHLYRNFKANFSRPLDTAEQDAARQADTVKSVMAKSLTYRHRRCVATFDLHNLLADKRIQAAELRIRLPRTTSDYNISVEVYHQNGQACHTQQGCHEQQLVGLLGESSLVTSSQSWKVFNMTSLLLDWLRQRSTVRIQHKRVSRRKKAVKSKRGLSLPDQPVFVASPRRDPEVSDRALLVIFSRTGSGENSKAKASLLHTAEQSKFLSPAEIKKARWPKRRRSKRGQREPTARGPQVSKRGSEKNLCRRVDLHVDFNQIGWGSWIIFPKRYNAYRCEGSCPGPLGEDLNPTNHAYMQSLLKHYHPDRVASPCCAPTKMSPLSMLYYENGEMLLRHHEDMIVDECGCQ, encoded by the exons ATGCGCTCATTGGGAGCTCTGGGCGTCGCGCTGCACGCAtctctgctggtgctgctggccCAGGGGTTCCACAGATCCAGGGACGGGGTCTACGTGAGGCCGCAGCGTCGTCTCCCCGTGCCGGACCGATCCACCGGGCATCACCTGCCCACCTACATGGTGCACCTCTACAGGAACTTCAAGGCGAACTTCTCCCGGCCCTTGGACACCGCGGAGCAGGACGCAGCGAGGCAGGCGGACACCGTGAAGAGCGTGATGGCCAAAA GTTTGACGTACAGACACAGGCGCTGTGTTGCGACCTTCGACCTCCACAACCTGCTGGCCGACAAACGGATCCAAGCGGCAGAGCTGAGAATCCGGCTTCCTCGGACGACGAGCGATTACAACATCTCTGTAGAGGTCTATCACCAGAACGGCCAGGCATGCCATACGCAGCAGGGCTGCCATGAACAGCAGCTGGTGGGGCTGCTCGGAGAGTCATCACTGGTCACTTCATCACAGAGCTGGAAAGTGTTCAACATGACAAGTCTCCTCTTGGACTGGCTCAGGCAGAGGTCGACGGTGAGGATTCAACACAAAAGGGTGTCAAGAAGGAAGAAGGCGGTGAAGTCAAAGAGAGGCCTGTCCCTTCCCGACCAGCCCGTCTTTGTGGCGAGCCCGAGGAGAGATCCGGAAGTTAGTGACCGAGCCTTGCTGGTCATCTTTTCGCGCACTGGCTCGGGCGAAAACTCAAAGGCCAAAGCAAGTTTACTTCACACTGCTGAGCAATCCAAGTTCTTGTCCCCCGCTGAAATCAAAAAGGCTCGCTGGCCAAAGAGGCGCAGGAGCAAACGGGGCCAGAGAGAACCAACAGCGAGAGGCCCACAGGTGTCCAAGAGAGGGAGTGAAAAAAATCTATGTCGCAGGGTCGACCTGCATGTGGACTTTAATCAAATAGGTTGGGGATCCTGGATCATATTTCCGAAGAGGTACAACGCCTACCGCTGTGAGGGTTCCTGCCCTGGTCCTCTGGGAGAAGACCTCAATCCAACAAATCATGCTTACATGCAG AGTTTACTGAAACATTACCACCCCGACAGAGTGGCATCGCCCTGCTGCGCCCCGACCAAAATGAGCCCGCTGAGCATGCTGTACTACGAGAACGGAGAGATGCTCCTTCGACACCACGAGGACATGATCGTGGACGAGTGCGGCTGCCAGTGA